From a region of the Streptomyces sp. B21-083 genome:
- a CDS encoding sugar ABC transporter ATP-binding protein, with the protein MTHPSDPGPAPVLALKDISKSFGAVRALRDVSLELFPGEVHALAGENGAGKSTLIKTLAGVHRPDAGQVLLDGAPVAFHGPGDARDAGIAVIYQEPTLFPDLSIAENIFMGRQPRRALGRIDHKATHAATAALMRRLGVELDPDRPARGLSIADQQIVEIAKALSFDARVLIMDEPTAALTGSEVARLFGVVRTLREQGAAVLFISHRLEEIFKICQRVTTLRDGAWIASEPLDGMTEDDLVRRMVGRDLDELYPKQDVEAGEVALSVRRLTREGVFTDVSFDVRRGEIVGLAGLVGAGRTEVARAVFGIDRWDAGEVEVDGTVLTNGAPSTAMAAGLALVPEDRRAQGLVMDMSIERNIGLTGLRTTARAGFMDRGAERSRSLDWAVKLQVKYARIADTVNTLSGGNQQKVVLAKWLATGPRVLIVDEPTRGIDVGTKAEVHRLLSELAADGVAILMISSDLPEILGMADRVLVMHEGRLTAEIPRSEATEETVMAAATGRAAA; encoded by the coding sequence ATGACCCACCCGTCCGACCCGGGGCCGGCCCCTGTGCTGGCACTCAAGGACATCTCGAAGTCCTTCGGTGCGGTGCGTGCCCTGCGGGACGTCTCCCTGGAACTGTTTCCCGGCGAAGTGCACGCACTCGCCGGCGAGAACGGCGCCGGCAAGTCGACCCTCATCAAGACGCTCGCCGGGGTGCACCGACCGGACGCAGGCCAGGTACTGCTCGACGGCGCCCCCGTCGCCTTCCACGGCCCCGGCGACGCCCGCGACGCGGGTATCGCCGTGATCTACCAGGAGCCCACGCTCTTCCCGGACCTGTCGATCGCCGAGAACATCTTCATGGGCCGCCAGCCCCGGCGCGCCCTCGGCCGGATCGACCACAAGGCCACCCACGCGGCGACCGCCGCCCTGATGCGGCGACTCGGCGTCGAACTCGACCCGGACCGCCCCGCTCGCGGCCTGTCCATCGCGGACCAGCAGATCGTCGAGATCGCCAAGGCGCTCTCCTTCGACGCCCGCGTCCTGATCATGGACGAGCCGACCGCCGCCCTCACCGGCAGCGAGGTCGCCCGTCTCTTCGGTGTCGTCCGCACCCTGCGCGAACAGGGAGCCGCCGTGCTGTTCATCTCGCACCGGCTGGAGGAGATCTTCAAGATCTGCCAGCGGGTGACGACACTGCGTGACGGCGCCTGGATCGCCAGCGAGCCGCTCGACGGCATGACCGAGGACGATCTCGTACGCCGGATGGTCGGCCGCGATCTCGACGAGCTCTATCCGAAACAGGACGTGGAAGCCGGCGAGGTCGCGCTCAGCGTGCGCCGGCTGACCCGTGAGGGCGTCTTCACCGACGTCTCCTTCGATGTGCGCCGCGGCGAGATCGTGGGCCTCGCCGGACTCGTGGGCGCCGGCCGGACCGAGGTGGCCCGGGCCGTCTTCGGCATCGACCGCTGGGACGCCGGCGAGGTCGAGGTGGACGGCACGGTCCTGACGAACGGAGCACCCTCCACGGCCATGGCCGCCGGGCTAGCCCTCGTCCCCGAGGACCGGCGCGCCCAGGGCCTGGTGATGGACATGTCCATCGAGCGGAACATCGGCCTCACCGGTCTGCGTACGACCGCGAGGGCCGGATTCATGGACCGGGGCGCCGAGCGCAGCCGCTCTCTGGACTGGGCCGTCAAGCTCCAGGTGAAGTACGCCCGTATCGCCGACACCGTCAACACGCTGTCCGGCGGCAACCAGCAGAAGGTCGTCCTGGCCAAGTGGCTCGCCACCGGCCCCCGGGTGCTGATCGTCGACGAGCCCACCAGGGGCATCGACGTCGGTACGAAGGCCGAGGTGCACCGCCTGCTCAGCGAGCTGGCCGCCGACGGCGTGGCCATTCTGATGATCTCCTCCGACCTGCCCGAGATCCTCGGTATGGCCGACCGTGTGCTCGTGATGCACGAGGGCCGCCTCACCGCCGAGATCCCGCGCTCCGAAGCAACCGAGGAAACGGTGATGGCCGCAGCCACCGGGAGGGCCGCCGCATGA
- a CDS encoding L-rhamnose mutarotase: MQRVCFLLKVRADRLDEYRERHAAVWPEMLDALSATGWHNYSLFLREDGLLVGYLETEDFAAAQAGMETAEINARWQTEMAPFFESLDGARPDEAMKPLTEVFHLA, encoded by the coding sequence ATGCAACGCGTGTGCTTTCTGCTGAAGGTCCGGGCGGACCGCCTCGACGAGTACCGCGAGCGGCATGCCGCCGTGTGGCCCGAGATGCTCGACGCGCTCTCGGCCACCGGCTGGCACAACTACTCGCTCTTCCTGCGCGAAGACGGCCTGCTGGTCGGCTACTTGGAGACCGAGGACTTCGCCGCCGCCCAGGCCGGCATGGAAACCGCCGAGATCAACGCCCGTTGGCAGACGGAGATGGCGCCGTTCTTCGAATCGCTGGACGGCGCCCGCCCCGACGAGGCCATGAAACCCCTCACCGAGGTCTTCCACCTCGCCTGA
- a CDS encoding ABC transporter permease, which yields MADSSFARAAIRWDTVVGALLVVVLLLSFGFVDGFGNGLNLSFLIGNTLPIALIALPMTLLVVSGEIDLSVASTAGLSGAVMGALWNQGLTIEAIIPICLLLGVVCGLVNGTLVTRLGLPSLAVTIGTMAAYRGIAQIVLGSDAVTDFPTQYLDFAAGRIGDTFIPYALFPFLVLLAIAVVALHATPFGRSLFAIGASEEAARFAGIRVKRQKLILFMVTGLTASLTGIFWALHYASARYDNATGLELSVIAAVLLGGIDFDGGKGTLGGAIAGVFLLGALQNVMSLQDVSAQSQIVVTGVLLVLSVLGPRVARQVSLARASQRLT from the coding sequence ATGGCTGACTCGTCGTTCGCGCGTGCCGCCATCCGCTGGGACACGGTGGTCGGCGCCCTCCTCGTCGTGGTCCTCCTGCTGTCCTTCGGGTTCGTGGACGGGTTCGGCAACGGGCTCAACCTGTCCTTCCTGATCGGCAACACCCTCCCGATCGCGCTCATCGCGCTGCCCATGACCCTTCTCGTCGTCTCCGGCGAGATCGATCTGTCGGTCGCCTCCACCGCCGGCCTCTCCGGCGCGGTGATGGGCGCCCTGTGGAACCAGGGCCTGACGATCGAGGCGATCATCCCGATCTGTCTGCTCCTCGGAGTCGTCTGCGGGCTCGTCAACGGCACGCTCGTCACCCGGCTCGGGCTGCCCTCCCTCGCCGTCACCATCGGCACCATGGCCGCCTACCGGGGCATCGCACAGATCGTGCTCGGCTCCGACGCGGTGACCGACTTCCCCACCCAGTACCTGGACTTCGCGGCGGGACGCATAGGCGACACCTTCATCCCGTACGCCCTGTTCCCCTTCCTCGTGCTGCTCGCGATCGCCGTGGTCGCGCTGCACGCCACCCCGTTCGGCCGCTCGCTGTTCGCGATCGGCGCGAGTGAGGAGGCCGCCCGCTTCGCCGGTATCCGGGTCAAGCGGCAGAAGCTGATCCTCTTCATGGTGACCGGCCTCACGGCCTCCCTCACCGGGATCTTCTGGGCGCTGCACTACGCCAGCGCTCGCTACGACAACGCCACCGGGCTCGAACTGTCCGTCATCGCCGCGGTGTTGCTTGGCGGCATCGACTTCGACGGGGGGAAGGGCACGTTGGGCGGCGCCATCGCAGGGGTGTTCCTGCTCGGTGCGCTACAGAACGTGATGAGCCTTCAGGATGTCTCGGCTCAGTCGCAGATTGTTGTGACCGGCGTTCTGCTGGTGCTTTCCGTGCTGGGACCTCGGGTCGCTCGGCAGGTGTCGCTGGCCCGGGCCTCGCAAAGGCTGACGTAG
- the rhaS gene encoding rhamnose ABC transporter substrate-binding protein, producing the protein MRRSSVRRASAALAAATSLALALTACGGTTKNDVKDEGASAAATGKADPNAATKKGLTVGFLPKAVNNPYFTSADKGGEATLKTLGSSFKEVGPSSATDTSGQVSYVNTLTQQQVDAMAVSAQDPGALCTALKQAMKNGIKVVTYDSDTKTDCRNAFVSQASAEDLGRTEVQLLAEQIGYKGEIAILSAAQTATNQNVWIDFMKKELADPKYKDVKLVKVAYGNDDAQQSFQQTQGLLQEYPNLKGIISPTTVGIKAAAQYLSGSKYKGKVKLTGLGTPNDMRKYVKNGTVEGFELWDPAKLGSLAAYTAVALASGQITGKEGETFKAGDMGEYTIGKDGVISLGKPTVFTKDNIDQFNF; encoded by the coding sequence ATGCGTAGATCTTCTGTCCGCCGGGCCTCCGCGGCTCTCGCCGCTGCCACCTCGCTCGCTCTGGCGCTCACCGCCTGTGGCGGTACCACCAAGAACGACGTCAAGGACGAGGGCGCCTCGGCCGCCGCGACCGGCAAGGCCGACCCGAACGCGGCCACCAAGAAGGGCCTGACCGTCGGCTTCCTGCCGAAGGCGGTCAACAACCCGTACTTCACCTCCGCCGACAAGGGCGGCGAGGCCACGCTGAAGACGCTGGGCTCCAGCTTCAAGGAGGTCGGCCCCAGCAGCGCCACCGACACCTCCGGGCAGGTGTCGTACGTCAACACCCTCACCCAGCAGCAGGTCGACGCGATGGCCGTGTCCGCGCAGGACCCGGGCGCCCTGTGCACCGCGCTCAAGCAGGCCATGAAGAACGGCATCAAGGTCGTCACCTACGACTCGGACACCAAGACCGACTGCCGCAACGCCTTCGTCTCGCAGGCCAGCGCCGAGGACCTGGGCCGTACCGAGGTGCAGCTGCTCGCCGAGCAGATCGGCTACAAGGGTGAGATCGCGATCCTGTCCGCCGCGCAGACCGCGACGAACCAGAACGTCTGGATCGACTTCATGAAGAAGGAGCTGGCGGACCCGAAGTACAAGGACGTCAAGCTGGTCAAGGTCGCGTACGGCAACGACGACGCCCAGCAGTCCTTCCAGCAGACCCAGGGCCTCCTCCAGGAGTACCCGAACCTGAAGGGGATCATCTCCCCGACCACTGTCGGCATCAAGGCCGCCGCCCAGTACCTGTCCGGCTCGAAGTACAAGGGCAAGGTCAAGCTGACCGGCCTCGGCACCCCCAACGACATGCGCAAGTACGTCAAGAACGGCACGGTCGAGGGCTTCGAGCTGTGGGACCCGGCGAAGCTCGGCTCGCTGGCCGCGTACACCGCCGTCGCGCTGGCCTCGGGTCAGATCACCGGCAAGGAGGGCGAGACCTTCAAGGCCGGCGACATGGGTGAGTACACGATCGGCAAGGACGGCGTGATCAGCCTCGGCAAGCCGACCGTGTTCACCAAGGACAACATCGACCAGTTCAACTTCTGA
- a CDS encoding alpha/beta fold hydrolase — protein MSASYRQPGVVLTDRRFTVPLDHDDPGGETIELYAREVVAGGSANRDDLPWLLYLQGGPGFGANRFVGQGAWLGRALEEFRVLLLDQRGTGASTPANRQTLPLRGGPADQAAYLTRFRADSIVRDCEAIRASVTGGAPWTVLGQSFGGFCAVHYLSTAPEGLSAALITGGLPSLDGHADDVYRAAYPRIERKVAAHYARYPQDVDRARRIAEYVSVHEPVLPNGYRLTVEAFQSLGILLGGGEGSHRLHYLLEDAFVRTPGGPALSDAFAEEVQGLLSYAGHPLYALVHEAVYGQDGSPTDWSAERTRAEFPQFDAGKSLAGDGPLLFTGESVHPWMFDVDPALRPLRETAELLAAHTDWPPLYDRSRLAANEVPVAAAVYHDDMYVDTGHALETARAIGGLRTWVTDEFEHDGVRAGGPRVLDRLLALARDEV, from the coding sequence TTGTCCGCCAGCTACCGACAGCCCGGTGTCGTCCTCACCGACCGCCGTTTCACCGTCCCCCTGGACCACGACGATCCCGGGGGCGAGACCATCGAGCTGTACGCCCGTGAGGTCGTCGCAGGCGGCAGCGCGAACCGGGACGACCTACCCTGGCTGCTCTACCTCCAGGGCGGTCCAGGCTTCGGAGCGAATCGTTTCGTCGGCCAGGGTGCCTGGCTCGGCCGCGCTCTGGAGGAGTTCCGTGTCCTCCTCCTCGACCAGCGCGGCACCGGCGCCTCCACGCCCGCCAACCGTCAGACGCTCCCGCTGCGCGGCGGGCCCGCCGACCAGGCCGCCTATCTGACCCGCTTCCGCGCGGACTCGATCGTCCGGGACTGCGAGGCCATACGCGCCTCGGTCACCGGCGGCGCTCCCTGGACCGTCCTCGGCCAGAGCTTCGGCGGCTTCTGCGCGGTGCACTATCTGTCGACGGCTCCCGAGGGTCTGTCCGCCGCCCTGATCACGGGCGGCCTCCCGTCGCTCGACGGACACGCGGACGACGTCTACCGGGCCGCATACCCCCGTATCGAACGCAAGGTCGCCGCACACTACGCGCGTTACCCGCAGGACGTCGACCGGGCGCGGCGGATCGCCGAGTACGTGAGCGTCCATGAGCCGGTCCTGCCGAACGGCTACCGCCTGACCGTCGAGGCCTTCCAGTCCCTCGGCATCCTCCTCGGCGGCGGCGAGGGCAGCCACCGGCTGCACTACCTCCTGGAGGACGCCTTCGTCCGGACCCCCGGGGGCCCGGCCCTGTCCGACGCGTTCGCGGAAGAGGTCCAGGGCCTCCTGTCGTACGCCGGCCATCCGCTGTACGCACTCGTCCACGAGGCCGTCTACGGCCAGGACGGCAGTCCCACCGACTGGTCCGCCGAGCGGACGCGCGCCGAGTTCCCGCAGTTCGACGCGGGCAAGTCCCTCGCGGGCGACGGCCCGTTGCTGTTCACCGGCGAGTCCGTCCACCCCTGGATGTTCGACGTCGACCCGGCCCTGCGCCCCCTGCGCGAAACGGCCGAACTCCTCGCCGCCCACACCGACTGGCCACCCCTGTACGACCGTTCACGCCTCGCCGCCAACGAGGTTCCGGTCGCCGCCGCCGTCTACCACGACGACATGTACGTCGACACCGGCCACGCGCTGGAGACCGCTCGGGCGATCGGGGGCCTGCGCACCTGGGTCACGGACGAGTTCGAGCACGACGGGGTGCGCGCGGGCGGCCCCCGGGTCCTCGACCGGCTGCTGGCCCTGGCCCGCGACGAGGTGTGA
- a CDS encoding BNR repeat-containing protein, translated as MKRRTLLGAALAGAVVTPAFAVGSARAADPGPSVTQTGNTTLDSQAVFFVSYDGLVNNNSFQKNALLTYKGYQYAVWYTADRNAVVGRRVLGGTTWSTVQVGHTLKSSDSHNVISMGVSKTDGRLHLNMDSHSDGFTYVKSVAGLVDNPSGLSWTAARFGAPQSTLDGLALTTQFTYPQFVSLPDGKLQLSYRVGISGNGRNAIAEYDGTSWTNLGEWSSSTGTYTSEHGSSTVRNMYLHGIDYDKNGRLHSFFTWREQNGAVMCNSGGITNHDTGYVYSDDRGRTWRNNAGTLVGTTGGSDKVAVTDSGLVVDALNPDHSLMNQESQFTDAAGLPHAIISYVPGRFGQCTTNYVANRTANGRAFHLRKNSAGSWQKTEIPVPLNSSQRTKLVLDKYDNAYAIFPFGRIAGASKSSGYTDWTVLFDGSGLNAFGEVVIDETRIAQDNVLSVLYQEKSSGTTPSALHVVDFRLPA; from the coding sequence ATGAAAAGACGAACGTTGCTGGGCGCCGCCCTCGCCGGCGCCGTGGTGACCCCCGCCTTCGCCGTCGGCAGTGCCCGCGCCGCCGACCCCGGCCCCTCGGTCACCCAGACCGGCAACACCACCCTCGACTCACAGGCCGTCTTCTTCGTGTCCTACGACGGCCTGGTCAACAACAACTCGTTCCAGAAGAACGCCCTGCTGACCTACAAGGGCTACCAGTACGCCGTCTGGTACACCGCCGACAGGAACGCCGTCGTCGGTCGCCGTGTCCTCGGCGGCACCACCTGGTCGACGGTCCAGGTCGGACACACCCTCAAGTCGAGCGACTCGCACAACGTCATCTCCATGGGCGTCTCCAAGACCGACGGCCGCCTCCACCTCAACATGGACTCGCACAGCGACGGCTTCACCTACGTCAAGTCGGTGGCCGGCCTCGTGGACAACCCGTCCGGGCTCAGCTGGACCGCGGCCCGTTTCGGCGCACCCCAGTCGACACTCGACGGACTCGCGCTCACCACGCAGTTCACCTACCCGCAGTTCGTCTCGCTGCCCGACGGCAAACTCCAGCTCAGCTACCGCGTCGGCATCTCCGGCAACGGCCGCAACGCGATCGCCGAATACGACGGCACCTCCTGGACCAACCTCGGCGAGTGGTCCAGCTCCACCGGCACGTACACCAGCGAGCACGGCTCGTCGACGGTCCGCAACATGTACCTGCACGGTATCGACTACGACAAGAACGGCCGCCTGCACTCGTTCTTCACCTGGCGCGAGCAGAACGGCGCCGTCATGTGCAACAGCGGCGGCATCACCAACCACGACACCGGTTACGTCTACTCCGACGACCGGGGCCGCACCTGGCGCAACAACGCGGGCACGCTCGTCGGCACCACCGGCGGCTCCGACAAGGTCGCCGTGACGGACAGCGGCCTGGTGGTCGACGCGCTCAACCCGGACCACTCCCTGATGAACCAGGAGAGCCAGTTCACCGACGCTGCCGGGCTGCCGCACGCGATCATCAGCTACGTACCCGGCCGCTTCGGCCAGTGCACCACAAACTACGTCGCCAACCGCACCGCCAACGGCCGCGCCTTCCACCTGCGCAAGAACTCCGCCGGCAGCTGGCAGAAGACCGAGATCCCGGTCCCGCTGAACTCCAGCCAGCGCACCAAGCTGGTCCTCGACAAGTACGACAACGCCTACGCGATCTTCCCGTTCGGCCGTATAGCCGGCGCCTCGAAGTCCTCCGGGTACACCGACTGGACGGTGCTGTTCGACGGCAGCGGTCTGAACGCCTTCGGTGAGGTCGTGATCGACGAGACGCGGATCGCCCAGGACAACGTCCTGTCCGTCCTCTACCAGGAGAAGTCGAGCGGTACGACCCCCTCGGCGCTCCATGTCGTCGACTTCCGGCTGCCCGCGTGA
- the rhaI gene encoding L-rhamnose isomerase, translating to MTELSAVKAALKAQAIETPSWAYGNSGTRFKVFAQPGVPRDPFEKLDDAAQVHAFTGVAPTVAMHIPWDKVEDYAALAKYAEERGLKLGAINSNTFQDDDYKLGSICHPDAVVRRKALGHLLECVDIMDATGSKDLKLWFADGTNYPGQDDIRERQDRLSEALAAVYERLGDDQRMLLEYKFFEPAFYTTDVPDWGTAYAHCLKLGPKAQVVVDTGHHAPGTNIEFIVATLLREGKLGAFDFNSRFYADDDLMVGSADPFQLFRIMYEVIRGGGFVPEVAFMLDQCHNIEAKIPAIIRSVMNVQEATAKALLVDASALAAAQRGGDVLAANAVLMDAYNTDVRPLLVEVREEMGLDGDPIAAYARSGWASKITAERVGGEQAGWGA from the coding sequence GTGACCGAGCTCAGCGCGGTGAAGGCCGCTCTCAAGGCCCAGGCCATCGAAACGCCGTCGTGGGCGTACGGGAACTCGGGGACCCGTTTCAAGGTGTTCGCACAGCCCGGCGTCCCCCGCGACCCGTTCGAGAAGCTGGACGACGCCGCCCAGGTGCACGCGTTCACCGGTGTGGCCCCGACCGTCGCCATGCACATTCCGTGGGACAAGGTCGAGGACTACGCGGCCCTCGCCAAGTACGCCGAGGAGCGCGGCCTGAAGCTGGGCGCGATCAACTCGAACACCTTCCAGGACGACGACTACAAGCTGGGCAGCATCTGCCACCCGGACGCGGTGGTGCGGCGCAAGGCGCTCGGCCATCTGCTCGAATGCGTCGACATCATGGACGCCACCGGCTCCAAGGACCTGAAGCTGTGGTTCGCCGACGGGACCAACTATCCCGGTCAGGACGACATCCGCGAGCGGCAGGACCGGCTCTCCGAGGCGCTGGCCGCGGTGTACGAGCGGCTCGGCGACGACCAGCGGATGCTCCTCGAGTACAAGTTCTTCGAGCCGGCCTTCTACACGACCGACGTCCCGGACTGGGGCACGGCCTACGCGCACTGCCTCAAGCTCGGCCCGAAGGCGCAGGTCGTGGTCGACACCGGGCACCACGCGCCCGGCACCAACATCGAGTTCATCGTCGCCACGCTGCTGCGGGAGGGGAAGCTCGGCGCGTTCGACTTCAACTCGCGGTTCTACGCGGACGACGACCTGATGGTCGGCTCGGCGGACCCGTTCCAGCTGTTCCGGATCATGTACGAGGTGATCCGGGGCGGGGGGTTCGTGCCCGAGGTCGCGTTCATGCTGGACCAGTGTCACAACATCGAGGCGAAGATCCCGGCGATCATCCGGTCGGTGATGAATGTGCAGGAGGCGACGGCCAAGGCACTCCTTGTTGACGCGTCGGCGTTGGCTGCCGCTCAGCGGGGCGGAGATGTGCTGGCCGCCAACGCGGTGTTGATGGACGCGTACAACACGGATGTTCGGCCGTTGCTCGTTGAGGTTCGGGAGGAGATGGGGTTGGACGGCGACCCGATTGCCGCGTATGCCCGGTCTGGGTGGGCTTCGAAGATCACTGCGGAGCGGGTTGGTGGGGAACAAGCCGGTTGGGGGGCGTAA
- a CDS encoding LacI family DNA-binding transcriptional regulator codes for MAQPVGIKDVARAAGVSVGTVSNVINRPDSVATETRARVLSAIDRLGYVRSESARQLRAGRSRIMGLLVLDMGNPFFVDVARGAERAARDAGLGVMVCNSAQSAGEEADYLSLFAEQRVRGVLLTPADATGRNIESFRRHGIPFVLVDRVAEGTTECSVSVDDVAGGALAVRHLIDAGHRSIAYVSGPPGFNQVRDRRTGALNALAEAGLSPTALRELPTERLDVAAGRDAGARLLGLADRPTAVFCANDLLALGVLQAMYAAGVGVPDDLAIVGYDDIEFAAAAAVPLTSVRQPAVTMGALAAELLLEETETEAESGARRHSHRRVVLQPELVVRRSSLSAR; via the coding sequence ATGGCCCAGCCGGTGGGTATCAAGGACGTCGCACGCGCCGCCGGAGTCTCCGTCGGCACGGTCTCGAACGTCATCAACCGCCCGGACTCGGTCGCCACCGAGACCCGCGCGCGAGTGCTGTCCGCGATCGACCGCCTCGGCTATGTCCGCAGCGAGTCGGCCCGTCAGCTGCGCGCCGGGCGCAGCCGCATCATGGGGCTGCTCGTCCTCGACATGGGCAACCCCTTCTTCGTCGACGTGGCACGCGGTGCCGAGCGGGCCGCGCGCGACGCCGGGCTCGGCGTGATGGTCTGCAACAGCGCGCAGAGCGCCGGGGAGGAGGCCGACTACCTGTCACTCTTCGCCGAGCAGCGGGTGCGCGGAGTGCTGCTCACCCCGGCCGACGCGACCGGCCGCAACATCGAGTCGTTCCGCCGGCACGGCATCCCGTTCGTCCTGGTCGACCGGGTCGCCGAGGGCACCACCGAGTGCTCGGTGTCCGTGGACGACGTGGCGGGCGGCGCACTGGCCGTACGCCATCTCATCGACGCCGGACACCGCTCCATCGCGTACGTCAGCGGACCGCCCGGCTTCAACCAGGTGCGCGACCGCCGCACGGGCGCCCTGAACGCGCTCGCCGAGGCGGGTCTCAGCCCCACCGCCCTGCGTGAGCTGCCCACCGAGCGCCTCGACGTGGCCGCGGGCCGGGACGCGGGCGCCCGTCTCCTCGGCCTCGCCGACCGTCCGACGGCCGTCTTCTGCGCCAACGACCTGCTCGCCCTCGGTGTCCTGCAGGCCATGTACGCGGCCGGTGTCGGCGTCCCCGACGACCTCGCGATCGTCGGCTACGACGACATCGAGTTCGCCGCCGCCGCGGCCGTCCCCCTCACCTCCGTACGTCAGCCCGCCGTGACGATGGGCGCCCTGGCCGCGGAACTCCTCCTGGAGGAGACCGAGACGGAGGCGGAGTCCGGCGCCAGGCGGCACTCGCACCGCAGGGTCGTGCTCCAGCCGGAGCTGGTGGTCCGGCGCTCCAGCCTGTCGGCCCGCTGA
- a CDS encoding ABC transporter permease, with product MTVTAPNPAPAAEVPKSSGTRLVDRVFKMRELAILLVFLVMIAITQAGNSEFLSEQGIKDLLLNATILVLVATGQSLVVITRNVDLSVGSTLGISAFAAGLYLQGGGNPVVAIALAVLLGIGFGLLNGLLVSFGQVPALVVTLGTLYIIRGIDSIWVGSRQITAADLPNGFVDFGSGGISAVPYLALIALAVLVATAYYLRQFGSGRELYALGSNPEAARLAGIPVRKRILAAYTFCGALAGLAGALYLARFGNVDSSTGNGYELTVVSAVVVGGVVFTGGSGSVYGAALGALLLTSINSVLPALGVSSVWVMAINGILLILAIAVDRIVALRVASALKKRNARHG from the coding sequence ATGACGGTGACCGCCCCCAACCCCGCCCCCGCCGCAGAGGTGCCCAAGTCCAGCGGCACCCGGCTGGTGGACCGCGTCTTCAAGATGCGCGAACTCGCCATCCTGCTGGTCTTCCTGGTGATGATCGCCATCACCCAGGCCGGCAACAGCGAGTTCCTGTCCGAGCAGGGCATCAAGGACCTGCTGCTGAACGCGACGATCCTGGTCCTGGTCGCCACCGGCCAGTCGCTGGTGGTCATCACCCGCAACGTCGACCTGTCGGTCGGCTCCACCCTCGGCATCAGCGCCTTCGCCGCGGGCCTCTACCTCCAGGGCGGCGGAAACCCCGTCGTGGCCATCGCCCTGGCCGTCCTCCTCGGCATCGGCTTCGGGCTCCTCAACGGGCTGCTCGTCAGCTTCGGCCAGGTACCCGCTCTCGTCGTCACCCTCGGCACGCTCTACATCATCCGCGGCATCGACTCCATCTGGGTCGGCTCCCGGCAGATCACGGCGGCCGACCTCCCCAACGGATTCGTCGACTTCGGCTCCGGCGGCATCTCCGCGGTCCCGTATCTCGCGCTGATCGCGCTGGCCGTACTCGTCGCCACCGCCTACTACCTCAGGCAGTTCGGCAGCGGCCGTGAGCTGTACGCGCTCGGCTCCAACCCCGAGGCCGCCCGGCTCGCCGGCATCCCCGTGCGCAAGCGGATCCTCGCCGCGTACACCTTCTGCGGAGCCCTCGCCGGACTCGCCGGCGCGCTCTACCTCGCGCGGTTCGGCAACGTCGACTCCAGCACCGGCAACGGGTACGAACTCACCGTCGTCAGCGCGGTCGTGGTCGGCGGTGTCGTCTTCACCGGCGGCTCCGGCAGCGTCTACGGGGCGGCGCTCGGCGCGCTCCTGCTGACCTCCATCAACAGCGTGCTGCCCGCCCTCGGCGTCAGCTCGGTGTGGGTCATGGCCATCAACGGCATCCTGCTCATCCTCGCCATCGCGGTCGACCGGATCGTCGCCCTGCGCGTGGCGTCCGCACTGAAGAAGAGGAACGCCCGCCATGGCTGA